The following DNA comes from Pelagicoccus enzymogenes.
TTGAGACCGAGCTCGGAGAACTCACAAGCTGGATGTCCGACATGGTTCAGCACCAGCAAGCCGGCGATACTGCCGTCGACCTGCGACGTTTTCTCGCTGTGGCTCTATCTAACCTGTTCACACGCATTCGCTCGAATGACCCGTTCGCTGAGTTCGACGAGGAACCGGAGACCATGGACGCGCTCCTTGACGAAGGGCGCCCCAGCGCCGTGTGGAATCTGAAGGGTCGGGACATCCCCCGCTACCACGTTTTCCTCAAGCCTTTTGCGGGGAAAGGTGGCGTGCTCGAGCAACTGGCCATGCGAGACCTAATCCCCATAACGCGGCCAGACCAGCCAGGAGACTCCGAACTTCTGGCTATCTTAACTCCTCCTCTAGCAGCTCGGTAATCCAATCCCTCAAATGGCTGACAAAGCTCCCACCCGCATCGAGATCTTTCCCAACACAGGGCCTCAAACCTGCGTTCTACCACTCAAGGAGCTGCTTCCTGAGAGACCTGACGACTTCCTTACGCGGCTCGTAGAAAAAAACCGAGCAGGCTGGCAGCCATGGGCCGAGATTACGCCTTGGATACGCTACCGCTTCGATTTCGAGAACGACACGCCCGTCCTGTTCGTTGCCGTCGAGACTAATCTCGGGGAGCCCTATCGGGGCCTCCTTGTGGACGTGGAAGATCGTCTCTACGAATCCGCCCCCGACGAAGAGGAATTCATCCCCTTCTACGCGGCATACGACGAATTCAGTATCGAAGAGGAGTACGGAAACAGACGCGAGATCCCTCTCCTATCGCTCCCGAACCAGCAGGGCCTCGACTTGCCCATCAATCTCGTCGTCCAGTGGGAAAGAAGCCACGGCCGGCTTCCCATCGATGTCGACCTGATCGTCGATCTTGGCAATTCCCGCACGGTTGGGCTCCTCTTGGAAACGCCGGATCCCGGCCTCGAAATGCCTTTCGAGCGCCGCGTTCGCCCTCTGCGCTTCACTCCGCGGGGCATGCCATACGAGTACCAAATCGACAACCAAGGCGGACTGCTCGACGATCCCTACGCAATCATCAATTCGTGGATGATATTGCACGAGACCCTGTTCCAAGATCTCGAGCCAGAGCCTCCGTTCGCCAAGATACAACCTGAAGACCAATCCAAAAAGACTTCCGTCTATTGGGCGCCCGCCAACCGGAACGGCAAGAAAGGCTACGTCAAGAAGGTCTACATTCCGCATGGTTTCGCGGAACTCTCTCCTGCCATTATCGGAGGCGCTCGACACTCTGACGGTGCCGAGCAAATACTGGCTCGGGCGAATCTGGACCGCATGGCAAAGTTCTTCCTCAGCTCTCCCAAACGGTACGCGTGGGACAGCGTTCCCTTGTCCGAAAGAGGTGGAACCGTGTGGATGCAAATTCCCAACGGATACGGAGCCGAGGACGGCTACAACAGCTTCCAGGAACTCAACGGCTTGATTCGTTGCTTCATGCACCCGGAGGGGTCCCAGTTCGACTGGAATGTTGAAACGCCTCCCGACGAAGAACGGTTCCGCGGCGTTCCCCTTTTAGGCACGGCGCCGACCTATCCGCGTCGCGATGCAATTTGCTGGTTCGCCCTCTCCGTGATCGAAGCCGCATACCGGCAGATCAATGCGCCGGGCTATATTCACACCTCCCAGCGCGAACCGCGTCCGCGACGCCTTCGCAAAGTTCGCGTCTCCTACCCAGCAGGTTGGACCGACGAGGAACGCAGCCGCTATCTCGAACAATGGCAGCGAGCCCTCAATCTCTTTAGCCTGATTCGCTTCGAGAATCTGGACCCGATCGCCGAACGGACCGGAGAAAAAGGAGGAGATCGTCCCATACTGGCCGATCCCCCACTCGACGAGGCGGTATGCAGCCAGCTTCCCATCATTTATTCCGACATCTCGTCGCTCGGCAACTCTTGCAGCGACTGGCTCCACCTCTACGGAAACGGTCGCGTCGTAACCGTGATGAACGTCGATATCGGAGGAGGCACCACCGATATGGCGATCAACCGCTACCGCGC
Coding sequences within:
- a CDS encoding virulence factor SrfB, with the translated sequence MADKAPTRIEIFPNTGPQTCVLPLKELLPERPDDFLTRLVEKNRAGWQPWAEITPWIRYRFDFENDTPVLFVAVETNLGEPYRGLLVDVEDRLYESAPDEEEFIPFYAAYDEFSIEEEYGNRREIPLLSLPNQQGLDLPINLVVQWERSHGRLPIDVDLIVDLGNSRTVGLLLETPDPGLEMPFERRVRPLRFTPRGMPYEYQIDNQGGLLDDPYAIINSWMILHETLFQDLEPEPPFAKIQPEDQSKKTSVYWAPANRNGKKGYVKKVYIPHGFAELSPAIIGGARHSDGAEQILARANLDRMAKFFLSSPKRYAWDSVPLSERGGTVWMQIPNGYGAEDGYNSFQELNGLIRCFMHPEGSQFDWNVETPPDEERFRGVPLLGTAPTYPRRDAICWFALSVIEAAYRQINAPGYIHTSQREPRPRRLRKVRVSYPAGWTDEERSRYLEQWQRALNLFSLIRFENLDPIAERTGEKGGDRPILADPPLDEAVCSQLPIIYSDISSLGNSCSDWLHLYGNGRVVTVMNVDIGGGTTDMAINRYRAENHPAGIGQQQKFELIPDLRFRHGSRIAGDMLVKTIIEELVVPAWLRNSSSQAFEKITDAEQLIRYLFQTPTDANLMGVDAKAMSKLVRFLRLCLIPLANALLGRLSEAKETDGWGPLIVEDIIEPRFVEDFNKLVDRLVKVKSVNGRLWRGPAFPVEGARLTIDRDALVRCIDRTFSGLLDTLSDLAGRHRCDLVIVSGKPSELPRIRELMLRKFPLLPQRIIHVKSFPAGHWYPFKRLGSDRITDAKTCTVVGAALFQDICNGNLNTFTIRPADRSELSRRFCWGFARRNMLPRDFFNSNNLLFRPSELPRPQSGQDRVEFEKSFADFPLNIRIGRQIETMRDLQPDPVYEVSLDPSRYPGAQPYTADVTLRWVSERGKGEYIELVKVSPSTRFPEIDPAAVRFLLNTLLEESFWLDDPSLEIASV